Proteins encoded together in one Telopea speciosissima isolate NSW1024214 ecotype Mountain lineage chromosome 4, Tspe_v1, whole genome shotgun sequence window:
- the LOC122659527 gene encoding bidirectional sugar transporter SWEET14-like: MAIITGHHPLAFAFGLLGNIVSFMVYLAPLPTFYRVYKKKSTEAFQSIPYVVAHFSAMLWLYYAFLKPNEYMLITINSIGCTTEAIYIVIYLIYATKEAKIFTVKLLLLFNVGMFGSILTFTIIFAHGSLRIAIVGWICAGFSVSVFAAPLSVMRLVIRTKSVEFMPFSLSFFLTLCAVMWFFYGLLVKDFYIALPNVLGFTFGIVQMILYMIYKDTKKGLVLELKLQELDPNTYPSEDQGKPIEIDTEQGIQEKSTERESMNKR; the protein is encoded by the exons ATGGCAATCATAACTGGCCATCACCCATTAGCTTTTGCTTTTGGCCTTCTAG GTAATATTGTGTCATTCATGGTGTATCTGGCCCCATT GCCAACCTTTTATCGTGTTTATAAGAAGAAATCAACAGAAGCCTTTCAATCAATACCTTATGTGGTAGCACACTTTAGTGCAATGTTATGGTTGTATTATGCCTTCCTCAAGCCTAATGAGTACATGCTCATCACCATCAACAGCATAGGATGCACAACAGAAGCCATTTACATAGTAATATACCTGATATATGCAACCAAAGAGGCTAAG ATCTTCACTGTAAAGTTGCTCCTATTGTTCAACGTCGGAATGTTTGGATCGATCTTAACTTTCACGATTATATTTGCTCATGGATCACTAAGGATTGCCATTGTCGGGTGGATCTGTGCTGGATTCAGTGTCAGCGTTTTCGCTGCTCCTCTTAGTGTCATG AGGCTAGTCATAAGAACAAAGAGCGTCGAGTTCATGCCATTCTCATTGTCTTTCTTCCTCACTCTATGTGCAGTCATGTGGTTCTTCTATGGCCTATTGGTGAAAGATTTCTACATAGCA TTACCAAACGTATTGGGATTCACATTTGGAATTGTTCAAATGATCCTTTACATGATCTACAAGGATACGAAGAAAGGCCTTGTATTGGAGCTGAAGTTGCAAGAATTGGATCCCAACACTTACCCAAGTGAGGATCAAGGTAAACCAATAGAGATTGACACAGAACAGGGCATTCAAGAAAAATCCACTGAGAGAGAGTCTATGAACAAGAGATGA
- the LOC122657474 gene encoding pentatricopeptide repeat-containing protein At3g24000, mitochondrial-like — protein sequence MPSTCSFPRTYRFIIPKPKKIRNKPPSSSPFSTIFASANEDEDTLFKFKFRLNQSIPIMQLLLSRLRESSISLLSVKELHAQIIINSLSSDEFVATRLVNTYSNLGTLSDARKVFDQICNPTVFLCNAMMGGYLKNERFMETLELYQMIKSRDLKTNGCTSTLALKACTCLSDFEMGNIIMGDAVNNGLVNNRFFGSSAIGFLVKSGKIEEARRVFNEMPHKDVVCWNSMIGGYVQSGCLDKAFELFFKMWVAGIIPTAVTVSNLIQVCGGIKNSALGKCIHAFVIGLGLNGDVLVLTSLVDMYGKIGDTKSARQVFDRMPSRTLVSWNAMLSGYVQNRLIFESFELFRLFTSDDIVFDSATILSLFQICAQIGCLEGGKILHGCAFRRGFQSNLIVSTAVVDLYAKCGALNLATSVFNGMKERNVISWTALLVGLAQNGHAEDALKLFSQMQEEGVAANSFTLVGLIHACAHLGSLKKGKSVHAHLLRHGIVFDVVNMTALIDMYAKCGTINSAERLFNNGCIPNDVVLWNSMITGYGIHGNGYQAVRVFNQMKEKEVQPNETTFISVLSACSHSGMVREGMHLFQSMSTDHGISPREKHYACLVDLLSRAGRLEEAEALIKQMPFEPGNLVLQSLLSGCRTHKNIDMGIRTADKLLSLDTMNPGIYIVLSNIYAEGGRWSEVDYVRDLMRKKGLRKTPGYCLTEIGNRVHAFFARDDSHPYWVEISHMLENLRIQIEALGYMPDTSCVILDIDKQLKVKLLWGHSERLAIAFALINTPSGSLIRITKNLRVCNDCHTVTKYISKIVRREIIVRDANRFHHFIDGHCSCGDYW from the coding sequence ATGCCTTCTACTTGTTCATTTCCGCGTACCTATCGATTTATaatacccaaacccaagaagataCGGAATAAACCCCCCTCCTCTTCGCCCTTCTCCACCATCTTCGCATCTGcaaatgaagatgaagatacCCTGTTCAAGTTCAAGTTTAGACTCAATCAATCGATACCCATCATGCAACTATTGCTATCCCGCTTGCGTGAATCCTCCATAAGTCTTTTATCTGTTAAAGAGCTCCATGCCCAGATCATTATCAACTCTCTTTCCTCAGATGAATTTGTCGCCACCAGACTTGTTAATACGTATTCCAATTTGGGCACTTTGAGCGATGCCCGCAAAGTCTTCGATCAAATATGTAACCCGACGGTCTTCCTATGTAATGCCATGATGGGTGGGTATCTTAAAAATGAGCGTTTCATGGAGACCCTTGAGTTGTATCAGATGATAAAATCCCGCGATTTAAAAACCAATGGTTGCACCTCTACTTTGGCACTCAAGGCTTGCACATGCTTGTCAGATTTTGAAATGGGTAATATAATAATGGGAGACGCCGTGAATAATGGTCTGGTAAATAATCGTTTCTTTGGGAGTTCAGCGATAGGCTTCTTGGTGAAATCAGGCAAAATTGAGGAAGCTCGAAGGGTGTTCAATGAAATGCCTCATAAAGATGTTGTTTGTTGGAATTCAATGATTGGAGGTTATGTGCAGTCGGGTTGCCTAGATAAGGCTTTTGAATTGTTTTTCAAGATGTGGGTTGCTGGGATTATACCAACTGCAGTAACTGTTTCAAACTTGATCCAGGTGTGTGGAGGTATAAAAAATTCAGCACTTGGGAAATGCATTCATGCATTTGTGATTGGATTGGGATTGAATGGTGATGTTTTGGTTCTTACTTCTTTGGTTGATATGTATGGTAAAATTGGTGACACTAAAAGTGCTAGGCAGGTGTTTGATAGGATGCCATCAAGGACTTTGGTTTCATGGAATGCCATGCTTTCAGGATATGTGCAGAATAGATTAATCTTTGAATCATTTGAGCTCTTCCGTCTATTCACATCGGACGACATTGTATTTGACTCAGCTACAATTCTTAGCCTCTTTCAGATCTGTGCTCAGATAGGTTGTTTGGAAGGTGGGAAAATCCTTCATGGTTGTGCTTTTAGAAGAGGCTTTCAATCGAATCTCATTGTGTCGACTGCAGTTGTTGATCTGTATGCTAAATGTGGTGCTTTAAATCTAGCAACTTCTGTTTTTAATGGGATGAAGGAGAGGAATGTGATCTCATGGACAGCATTGTTGGTAGGACTGGCACAAAATGGCCATGCAGAGGATGCATTGAAATTATTTAGCCAGATGCAAGAGGAGGGAGTTGCTGCAAATTCTTTCACTCTCGTTGGTTTGATCCATGCTTGTGCGCATCTGGGATCtttgaagaaaggaaagagtgTTCACGCCCATTTGCTACGGCATGGAATTGTGTTTGATGTAGTTAACATGACAGCCCTCATTGATATGTACGCCAAGTGTGGAACTATAAACTCTGCAGAGCGATTATTCAACAACGGCTGCATACCCAACGATGTTGTTCTGTGGAATTCTATGATAACTGGTTATGGCATACATGGAAATGGATACCAAGCTGTTAGAGTCTTTAATCagatgaaagagaaggaagTCCAACCAAACGAAACTACCTTCATTTCTGTTCTGTCTGCTTGTAGCCACTCAGGAATGGTCAGAGAGGGGATGCATTTGTTCCAGAGCATGTCCACAGACCATGGCATTTCGCCGAGAGAAAAGCACTACGCTTGCTTGGTTGATCTTCTCAGTAGAGCAGGCCGTCTTGAAGAAGCTGAAGCCTTGATCAAACAAATGCCATTTGAACCGGGCAACCTTGTTCTTCAGTCTTTGCTTAGTGGATGCCGAACTCATAAGAACATTGATATGGGTATCCGAACTGCAGATAAATTGCTTAGTTTAGATACTATGAACCCTGGAATTTACATTGTGTTATCAAATATATATGCTGAAGGAGGGAGGTGGAGTGAAGTAGATTATGTAAGAGATCTTATGAGGAAGAAAGGGCTTAGGAAAACTCCTGGATACTGCTTGACCGAAATAGGAAATCGGGTCCATGCATTTTTTGCTAGGGATGATTCACATCCATATTGGGTAGAAATTTCTCACATGTTGGAGAATTTGAGGATACAGATAGAGGCTTTAGGTTACATGCCAGACACTAGTTGTGTTATTCTTGACATCGACAAGCAGCTGAAGGTGAAGCTTCTGTGGGGCCATAGTGAGAGATTAGCAATTGCATTTGCACTTATAAATACCCCATCCGGGAGCTTGATAAGGATCACGAAGAATCTTCGTGTCTGTAATGACTGTCATACTGTGACAAAGTATATTTCGAAGATTGTTAGGAGGGAGATCATTGTCAGAGATGCTAACCGTTTCCATCATTTCATAGATGGGCACTGCTCTTGTGGTGATTACTGGTGA
- the LOC122659967 gene encoding LOW QUALITY PROTEIN: FT-interacting protein 1-like (The sequence of the model RefSeq protein was modified relative to this genomic sequence to represent the inferred CDS: inserted 3 bases in 2 codons; substituted 1 base at 1 genomic stop codon), which translates to MKLDVEVVSAHDLMPKDGEGSSSPFVEVDFDNQRNKTHTVNKNLNPVWNQKLLFNLDDPNSLHHHNIVFCVYNERKSFPGCNFLGKVWIHELNIVRKGEEILQCFQLERKWFFSSIKDDIGLKFYILPEFEPKSPPPYXSSDQSLPSPPPVSDNPTNILTTTDNSAASGTVATTSNSNPATLATSEAVPLSILLRLLQXLNVLLQQLLKSTALPPSSASQEPEEIKESIEVKVETTQYIHKXMQQVNPQAHPINQEDYKLKDTSPRLGERWPNGGVRGSGGWMMSGEKFTSTYDLVEQMFYLYVRVVKAKDLPPSAITGSCDPYAEVKLGNYKGKTRHFEKKTNPEWNQVFAFSKDRIQSSVLEVFVKDKEMVARDDYLGKVVFDMNEVPTRVPPDSPLAPQWYRLEERHGEGKVKGEIMLAVWMGTQADEAFPEAWHSDAASVHGEGVFNIRSKVYVSPKLWYLRVNVIEAQDVQPTDKTRLPEVYVKAQVGNQVLKTKICPTRTTNPMWNEDLVFVAAEPFEEQLVLTVADRVHPSKDDSLGTISLSLNIFEKRLDHRPVHSRWFNLKKFGFGILEGDKRNELKFSSSIHLRVCLEGGYHVLDESTMYISDQRPTARQLWKQPVGILEVGILSAQNLPPMKTKDGRGSTDAYCVAKYGQKWVRTRTIIDSFSPKWNEQYTWEVYDPCTVITLGIFDNCHLGGSEKPASGGGPTKDPRIGKVRIRLSTLEADRIYTHSHPLLVLNTSGVKKMGELQLAVRFTCLSLANMIYLYGHPLLPKMHYLHPFTVNQVDSLRYQAMSIVAVRLGRAEPPLRKEVVEYMLDVDSHMWSMRRSKANFFRIMSLLSGFISVSRWLDDVCHWKNPITTVLVHVLFLILICYPELILPTIFLYMFLIGIWNYRFRPRHPPHMDTRLSWAEAVHPDELDEEFDTFPTSKPQDVVRLRYDRLRSVAGRIQTVVGDMATQGERFQSLLSWRDPRATSLFIVFCLLAAVALYITPFRIVALVTGLVMLRHPRFRSKLPSVPSNFFKRLPARVDSML; encoded by the exons ATGAAGCTGGATGTGGAGGTGGTGAGCGCGCATGATCTTATGCCCAAAGATGGTGAAGGATCCTCCAGTCCCTTTGTAGAAGTTGACTTTGACAACCAAAGAAACAAAACCCATACTGTCAACAAAAATCTCAACCCTGTCTGGAACCAAAAACTCCTCTTCAATTTGGATGACCCCAACAGCCTCCATCATCACAACATTGTGTTCTGCGTCTACAACGAGAGGAAATCATTCCCTGGTTGCAACTTCCTTGGAAAGGTATGGattcatgaattaaatataGTTAGAAAAGGGGAGGAAATTTTGCAATGCTTCCAATTAGAAAGGAAGTGGTTTTTCTCATCCATCAAAGATGATATTGGcttgaaattttatattttaccTGAATTTGAACCCAAATCTCCCCCACCAT GATCAAGTGATCAATCTTTACCATCACCACCTCCTGTTTCTGATAATCCTACAAACATTCTTACTACTACAGATAATTCAGCTGCTTCTGGTACTGTGGCCACTACTAGTAACAGTAACCCTGCAACTCTTGCTACTTCTGAAGCTGTGCCGTTGTCGATACTTCTAAGGCTACTGCAGTGACTGAACGTTCTACTACAACAGTTGCTGAAATCAACAGCTCTGCCCCCCAGCTCTGCTTCTCAAGAGCCAGAGGAGATAAAGGAGTCAATTGAAGTTAAAGTTGAGACAACTCAATACATACACAA CATGCAGCAGGTCAACCCACAAGCCCATCCTATCAACCAAGAGGACTACAAATTAAAGGACACCAGCCCCCGCCTAGGAGAGCGATGGCCAAATGGAGGAGTACGTGGCAGTGGAGGGTGGATGATGAGTGGAGAAAAATTCACCAGCACATATGACCTTGTAGAGCAGATGTTCTATCTGTATGTTCGAGTGGTCAAAGCCAAAGATCTACCCCCCAGTGCCATCACTGGAAGCTGTGACCCATATGCAGAGGTGAAACTTGGTAACTATAAAGGGAAAACAAGGCACTTTGAGAAGAAGACCAACCCTGAGTGGAATCAGGTCTTTGCATTCTCTAAGGACCGAATTCAGTCATCAGTGCTGGAGGTGTTCGTCAAGGATAAAGAGATGGTGGCCAGAGATGACTATCTTGGCAAGGTGGTCTTTGACATGAATGAGGTACCAACTAGGGTGCCACCAGATAGTCCCTTGGCACCTCAGTGGTACAGATTGGAGGAACGACATGGAGAGGGCAAGGTCAAAGGTGAGATCATGCTAGCAGTTTGGATGGGAACACAGGCTGATGAAGCTTTCCCAGAAGCCTGGCACTCAGATGCTGCCTCTGTTCATGGAGAAGGTGTTTTCAACATCCGATCAAAGGTCTACGTCTCACCTAAATTATGGTACCTAAGGGTGAACGTGATAGAAGCCCAAGATGTACAACCAACGGACAAAACCCGTCTCCCTGAAGTTTATGTTAAGGCTCAGGTAGGCAACCAGGTTCTCAAAACCAAGATATGTCCTACTCGTACCACCAATCCCATGTGGAATGAAGATCTAGTTTTTGTAGCAGCTGAGCCTTTTGAAGAACAGTTGGTGCTCACAGTTGCAGATCGTGTGCACCCATCCAAAGATGACTCATTAGGGACGATAAGTCTGTCGCTCAACATATTTGAGAAGCGCCTGGACCACCGGCCTGTTCATTCTCGTTGGTTCAACCTTAAaaaatttgggtttgggatattggAAGGAGACAAGAGGAACGAGCTCAAATTTTCAAGTAGTATCCATCTAAGAGTTTGCCTTGAGGGTGGTTACCATGTGCTTGATGAATCAACGATGTATATAAGTGATCAACGCCCTACTGCAAGGCAGCTTTGGAAGCAACCAGTTGGCATATTGGAGGTAGGCATCTTAAGCGCACAAAACCTCCCCCCAATGAAGACGAAGGATGGACGGGGCAGCACAGATGCTTACTGTGTAGCAAAATATGGACAGAAGTGGGTAAGAACCAGAACAATAATTGACAGCTTTAGTCCCAAATGGAATGAGCAATATACATGGGAAGTGTATGACCCCTGCACGGTAATCACACTTGGGATTTTCGACAACTGCCACCTAGGTGGCAGTGAGAAACCAGCTAGTGGAGGAGGCCCTACAAAAGACCCAAGGATTGGGAAGGTAAGAATTCGACTATCAACTCTTGAAGCAGATCGGATTTACACACACTCTCATCCCCTCCTAGTTCTAAATACATCTGGGGTAAAGAAGATGGGGGAGCTCCAGTTAGCAGTTCGTTTCACTTGCCTATCACTAGCTAACATGATATACCTCTATGGTCATCCTCTATTGCCAAAAATGCATTACCTGCATCCTTTCACAGTGAACCAAGTAGACAGTCTTAGATACCAGGCAATGAGCATTGTAGCGGTGAGGCTTGGACGGGCAGAGCCACCACTCAGGAAAGAGGTTGTTGAGTACATGTTGGATGTGGATTCTCATATGTGGAGTATGAGAAGAAGCAAAGCAAACTTCTTTCGGATCATGTCACTACTGTCAGGTTTTATATCTGTCAGTAGATGGTTAGATGATGTTTGCCACTGGAAGAACCCAATCACAACAGTACTGGTTCATGTTCTGTTCTTAATACTGATCTGTTACCCAGAACTGATACTTCCTACAATCTTCCTCTATATGTTCCTCATTGGGATATGGAACTACAGGTTCCGCCCAAGGCACCCACCACACATGGATACTAGACTTTCATGGGCAGAAGCAGTTCACCCAGATGAGCTAGATGAGGAATTTGACACCTTCCCAACATCTAAGCCCCAAGACGTAGTCCGGCTGAGGTACGATCGGCTAAGAAGTGTAGCCGGAAGGATACAGACAGTAGTTGGAGACATGGCGACACAGGGGGAAAGATTTCAGTCCCTGCTCAGCTGGAGAGACCCTAGGGCAACCAGCCTCTTCATAGTCTTTTGTCTGTTGGCTGCTGTGGCACTTTACATTACACCATTCAGAATAGTGGCTCTTGTCACAGGCCTAGTCATGCTCCGCCACCCTAGATTCCGGAGCAAATTACCTTCTGTACCCAGCAATTTCTTCAAGAGATTGCCAGCTCGGGTAGACAGCATGCTTTGA